The bacterium genome segment CGGAAGGAAACCGATCGAAGAGAGCACACGCTGCTCGCCCCCTATGCCGCCATCAGCAGCGAATCTCTGGGGCGGGTCCACCCCGAGCAGGAACATCCGATGCGCACCGCTTTTCAGCGGGACCGCGACCGGATCATCCACACGACGGCGTTCCGCCGCCTCGAGTACAAAACGCAGGTCTTTGTAAACCACGTCGGCGATCACTACCGCACCCGGCTGACCCATACGGTCGAGGTGAGCCAGATCGCGCGCTCCATCGCCCGGGCGCTCCGCCTGAACGAGGATCTGGCGGAAGCGGTGGCGTTGGCCCACGATCTGGGACATCCCCCCTTTGGCCATGCGGGCGAGAAGGTGCTCAACGATCTGATGGCGGCGCATGGGGGGTTTGAGCACAATCTTCAGGCCCTGCGGATCGTGGAATATCTCGAGCGCCGCTATCCAGCTTTCTCCGGCCTGAACCCGACTTGGGAAACGCGGGAGGGAATTATCAAGTACCTCAGCCGCTACGGGGGTCCGATGCCCGGAGGACTCACGAACGATATCGCACCGGGACTCGAGGCGCAGGTCGTCGATGCGGCGGATGAAATCGCCTACAACAATCACGATCTGGACGACGGGTTGTCCTCGAATCTGTTCACCTGGCAGGACGCAAAACAGACTTCGCTCTGGCGCGAGCATTACGAGAGCTCACAGGCGGCATTCCCGGACGCAACGGAACGAATCCTGCGGCATGAGGCTATCCGGCGCATCATCAACGCCCAGGTGGGGGACTTCGTCATCGCCACGCAAGCGCGAATTGACGCCCTGGAGCTGCAGAACATCTCCGATGTCCGCGCGCGGGGCCACGGCGTCGCCGCGTTCAGCGATGGGATGGGAAGCCGCAACCGGGAACTGAAGAATTTTTTGATGGAGCGAATGTACCGGAACCCGCAGGTCATTCATCTGGAAGATGAAGCGCGCCACGTCCTGACGGACCTCTTCGAGAGTTATGTGAACGATCCGTCCCGCATGCCTGTTCATGTGGCCCAGCGGCGGGAGAAGGACGGAAGGCACCGGATGGTGTGCGACTATATCGCCGGAATGACAGACCGCTTCGCGCTGCAGCAGCACGAGAAA includes the following:
- a CDS encoding deoxyguanosinetriphosphate triphosphohydrolase, with protein sequence MEDWRKETDRREHTLLAPYAAISSESLGRVHPEQEHPMRTAFQRDRDRIIHTTAFRRLEYKTQVFVNHVGDHYRTRLTHTVEVSQIARSIARALRLNEDLAEAVALAHDLGHPPFGHAGEKVLNDLMAAHGGFEHNLQALRIVEYLERRYPAFSGLNPTWETREGIIKYLSRYGGPMPGGLTNDIAPGLEAQVVDAADEIAYNNHDLDDGLSSNLFTWQDAKQTSLWREHYESSQAAFPDATERILRHEAIRRIINAQVGDFVIATQARIDALELQNISDVRARGHGVAAFSDGMGSRNRELKNFLMERMYRNPQVIHLEDEARHVLTDLFESYVNDPSRMPVHVAQRREKDGRHRMVCDYIAGMTDRFALQQHEKLFGPKAQVLIRPGGFPREEGG